The segment CAAACAAAAATCTCATTGTACAACTCACAGGAGATCTGACTCCTGAGGATGTCGAATCTACCACTGAGAGGATGCTCGATCTGTTGAAAACAGTAAACAAGGTGCACGTTCTTATGGATGTCAGAGATCTGAAGAGAGTACCTCCCAAGGCGCGAGAGGCGATGGTGAAAAAGCCCTTGCCCGAGAGCGAAAAGATAGCAGTAGTCGGCGCAAGCGCAATGGTCAAAGTCATGGGAACTCTGGTATTGAAAGTAATGCCCAATGTAAAGGCGTCTCGGTTTTTTGAAAACGAAGCGGATGCTCTGATTTGGCTTAATGAAGAGGAATAGGGGCTGGCTGTGAACCACGAACTGACATTCGAGCCGCCGAACCTTCTGGTCATGAGGCTTAAGGGCGAATGGAAGCCGGAAGACGTTCTTTATTTGAACGACAGAGCGATGGAGCTTGCAGGCGATTTGAGAGAGGTTACGTTTTTACTGGACGGCACGGAACTGGAATCTATTCCGCCTAAAACAAGAGAGTATCTCGTAAAATACCGTACGCCTTTCACCTATCTTAAGATGGCTCTTTTAACAAAACATGCCAGGATGAAGGTGCTGGGTATGCTCATCCTCAAGATGCTGCCTGCTATAAAGAAGTCGAGATACTTTGAAGACGAAGCCCAGGCGCGCGCGTGGCTTGGCGAAGTAAAAGAATAAAAGGAGCGAACCGTGAAACAGGAGATGTCATTCGAGAAGCCTAATCTTCTCATTATGAGGGTGCGCGGCAAGTGGACTAGGGATGAGTTGTTCGAGATGAACGAACTTGCGATGAAGCTAGTCGGCGATCTTAGAGAAATCAATTATCTTGCAGACGTCTCCGAGCTCGCCGAAGTCCCGCCTGAAACAAGGGAGGCGCTCATCAAACACAGGATGCCGTTTACATACC is part of the bacterium genome and harbors:
- a CDS encoding STAS/SEC14 domain-containing protein, which produces MNQQVNLDSNKNLIVQLTGDLTPEDVESTTERMLDLLKTVNKVHVLMDVRDLKRVPPKAREAMVKKPLPESEKIAVVGASAMVKVMGTLVLKVMPNVKASRFFENEADALIWLNEEE
- a CDS encoding STAS/SEC14 domain-containing protein, which encodes MKQEMSFEKPNLLIMRVRGKWTRDELFEMNELAMKLVGDLREINYLADVSELAEVPPETREALIKHRMPFTYLKMAFFGASKRLKVLGGLILKMLPTVKKSKFFDTEEQARAWLLNE